A single Glycine soja cultivar W05 chromosome 14, ASM419377v2, whole genome shotgun sequence DNA region contains:
- the LOC114383780 gene encoding glycine dehydrogenase (decarboxylating), mitochondrial-like, with product MEAKYQQVVGQSDTGLNPLKKGWIGADVCHLNLQKTFCIPHGGSGPDMGPIGAKKHMAPFLPSHSVAGLDRFWDALISIRADIPEIEKGKADINNLTLGNMQPSQLHVCVSKFWPSTGPVDNVYGDSNLICALVPESQAVEEQAAVTA from the exons ATGGAGGCCAAGTACCAACAAGTTGTTGGTCAGAGTGATACTGGACTCAATCCCCTTAAGAAAG GTTGGATCGGGGCAGATGTTTGCCATCTCAATCTCCAAAAGACATTTTGCATCCCTCATGGAGGAAGTGGCCCTGACATGGGTCCTATTGGTGCAAAAAAGCACATGGCACCATTTTTACCTTCACACTCTGTG GCTGGGTTAGACAGGTTCTGGGATGCTCTTATTTCCATCAGAGCAGATATTCCTGAGATTGAAAAAGGAAAGGCTGACATTAACAA CCTTACTCTAGGGAATATGCAGCCTTCCCAGCTTCATGTCTGTGTTTCAAAGTTCTGGCCTAGCACAG GACCTGTTGATAATGTGTACGGTGACAGTAACCTCATTTGCGCCCTTGTCCCAGAATCGCAGGCTGTTGAAGAACAAGCTGCTGTCACAGCATAG
- the LOC114384798 gene encoding uncharacterized protein LOC114384798, whose translation MVSLNVAARFPSRFDLNYINAKRGTAMASGDQKAPPQTQRLQIYPNTNSGVSPFWREKYEREAKRYWDVFYKRHKDRFFKDRHYLDKEWGEYFSGGGRKVILEVGCGAGNTIFPVIASNPDAFVYACDFSPRAIELVKTHEDFKESHVSAFVSDLTADDLCNEILPSSVDIVTMIFMLSAVSPEKMPLVLQNIRKVIKPNGYVLFRDYATGDLAQERFSSKDQKISDNFYVRGDGTRAYYFSNEFLTNLFKENGFDVHKHHVYCKQVENRSRELIMNRRWVQAVFRVSDSSNSSSCIGAEANHLDSGNDNKEIKKNSLNGGLNDSAVDLSEGVAVDMFGVLPSNEYEIIEINLRGWNFKISLLSKEYQHTCKSTGLMLWESARLMASILAENPNIVAGKRVLELGCGSGGICSMIAARDADLVVATDGDGFTLDILTKNVASNIEPSLLTKLTTKKLEWGNKDHIESIKEVVSNGGFDVIIGTDVTYIPDAILPLFATAKELIAPSGNKEDDNVPALILCHIFRRVDEPTLLSAAAHFGFRLVDKWPAGTSTNLSHRIIGNWFVDNDLKDDLPSTALNILLFCKE comes from the exons ATGGTGAGCCTGAACGTGGCGGCGAGGTTCCCTTCGCGCTTTGATCTAAATTATATTAACGCCAAAAGAGGCACGGCAATGGCTTCAGGGGACCAAAAGGCACCACCCCAAACCCAAAGGTTGCAAATTTATCCCAATACAAATTCTGGGGTCTCACCTTTCTGGAGAG AAAAGTACGAAAGAGAAGCCAAGAGGTATTGGGATGTTTTCTACAAGCGCCACAAGGACAGA TTTTTTAAAGATCGGCACTACTTGGATAAGGAATGGGGCGAATACTTTTCT gGGGGAGGAAGAAAAGTGATTTTGGAG GTTGGCTGTGGAGCTGGAAATACTATCTTTCCTGTCATAGCATCAAATCCAGATGCTTTTGTTTATGCATGTGATTTCTCACCACGAGCTATTGAGTTGGTTAAG ACACATGAAGACTTCAAGGAATCCCATGTTAGTGCTTTTGTCTCTGATTTGACAGCTGATGATCTGTGCAACGAGATTCTTCCATCTTCAGTTGATATTGTTACAATG ATATTTATGTTGTCTGCAGTGTCCCCAGAAAAGATGCCTTTAGTTTTGCAAAATATTAGAAAAGTTATCAAG CCAAATGGATATGTGTTGTTCCGAGACTATGCTACTGGAGACCTTGCTCAG GAAAGGTTctctagcaaggatcaaaagattaGTGATAACTTTTATGTTAGAGGTGATGGCACT CGTGCTTACTATTTTTCAAATGAGTTCTTGACAAATTTATTCAAAGAAAATGGTTTTGATGTTCACAAACATCATGTATACTGCAAACAAGTTGAGAACCGCTCAAGGGAGTTGATAATGAATCg GCGTTGGGTCCAAGCTGTATTTCGTGTATCAGATAGTTCCAACTCCTCTTCATGTATAGGAGCCGAGGCCAATCATCTTGACAGTGGTAATGACaataaagaaatcaagaaaaacAGTTTGAATGGTGGTTTAAATGATTCTGCAGTTGACTTGTCTGAGGGTGTGGCAGTTGACATGTTTGGAGTCTTACCTTCCAACGAGTATGAG ATTATTGAGATCAACCTTAGAGGCTGGAATTTCAAGATTAGTTTACTTTCAAAAGAGTACCAGCATACCTGCAAGTCAACAGGTTTGATGCTGTGGGAATCGGCTCGGTTGATGGCGTCTATCCTTGCAGAAAATCCCAACATTGTTGCAGGAAAAAGGGTCTTGGAGTTGGGGTGTGGCAGTGGGGGAATCTGCTCCATGATTGCTGCTAGAGATGCTGATCTAGTAGTTGCAACTGATGGAGATGGCTTTACACTTGATATCCTGACCAAAAATGTTGCATCCAACATTGAGCCATCATTACTGACTAAGCTAACCACAAAAAAACTGGAGTGGGGAAACAAGGACCACATTGAAAGCATAAAGGAAGTAGTGAGCAATGGAGGGTTTGATGTCATCATTGGCACAGATGTGACATATATTCCTGATGCTATATTGCCATTGTTTGCAACTGCTAAAGAactgattgctcccagtggaaaCAAGGAAGATGATAATGTTCCTGCACTTATTCTTTGCCACATCTTTCGCCGAGTAGACGAACCAACCTTACTTTCGGCTGCAGCCCATTTCGGGTTTAGATTAGTGGACAAGTGGCCTGCTGGAACTTCAACTAATTTGTCTCATAGAATTATTGGCAATTGGTTTGTTGACAATGATTTAAAGGATGATCTTCCTAGTACAGCATTAAACATCTTGCTCTTCTGCAAGGAGTGA